A genomic stretch from Veillonellales bacterium includes:
- the hisIE gene encoding bifunctional phosphoribosyl-AMP cyclohydrolase/phosphoribosyl-ATP diphosphatase HisIE gives MNIDNIKFDSQGLVPAIVQDQKTGTVLMLAYMNKAALQKTVETGVTWFYSRSRSRLWQKGETSGHVQKVQDIYYDCDADAILVKADQTGAACHEGTFSCFSRKLGEKEQREEKIFDPAKVYGGSAATILQEVYQVITDRKAKLPEGSYTAYLFTKGQDKILKKVGEESAETIIASKNNSKEELLYEMADLWYHCLVLLAYHNVTPSELLAELQGRRK, from the coding sequence TTGTTCCGGCCATTGTTCAGGACCAAAAAACAGGAACTGTGCTGATGCTGGCTTACATGAACAAAGCAGCGCTGCAGAAAACGGTAGAAACAGGTGTGACCTGGTTCTACAGCCGCAGCCGGTCCCGTTTGTGGCAGAAAGGGGAAACCTCCGGTCATGTACAGAAGGTTCAGGATATTTACTATGATTGTGATGCTGATGCCATTTTGGTGAAAGCGGATCAAACCGGCGCAGCCTGCCATGAAGGAACCTTCTCCTGCTTCAGCCGGAAGCTGGGAGAAAAAGAACAGCGGGAAGAAAAGATCTTTGATCCGGCCAAAGTATATGGCGGCTCGGCGGCGACTATTCTTCAGGAGGTATACCAGGTCATTACCGACCGCAAAGCCAAGCTGCCGGAAGGGTCTTATACCGCCTATCTGTTTACCAAGGGACAGGACAAGATTTTGAAAAAAGTCGGCGAAGAATCGGCAGAAACGATTATCGCCTCTAAAAACAATAGTAAAGAAGAATTGCTGTATGAAATGGCGGATTTATGGTATCATTGTCTGGTGTTATTGGCTTACCATAATGTAACGCCCAGCGAACTGCTGGCGGAACTTCAGGGGAGAAGAAAGTAG
- a CDS encoding SagB/ThcOx family dehydrogenase translates to MDKFIGQEFMDKTRYAYIQQTEQLQGVPQPPLELEVDPAKPLIDLPQPETFPEVRINLLEFIELRTSVRQYANKSLSLAELAYLLWCTQGVKGVIPGKATFRTVPSAGARHAFETYLLINHVEDLTPGLYRFLAVEHKLQAVDLQPGISGEITAAGLHQQFIRSSAVTFIWTAVPARMNWKYGERGYRYLHLDAGHVCQNLYLTAETIGCGTCAIGAFDDEQINSILGIDGKDHFVIYMAAVGKK, encoded by the coding sequence ATGGACAAATTCATTGGTCAGGAATTTATGGATAAAACACGTTATGCCTATATTCAACAGACAGAGCAGCTTCAAGGTGTGCCCCAGCCACCGCTGGAGCTGGAAGTTGACCCGGCTAAACCGCTAATCGACTTGCCGCAGCCGGAAACTTTTCCGGAAGTGCGGATTAATTTATTGGAATTTATTGAACTGCGTACCAGTGTACGGCAGTATGCCAATAAATCCCTCAGCCTGGCAGAACTGGCCTATTTACTTTGGTGCACCCAGGGAGTGAAAGGCGTTATTCCCGGCAAGGCGACATTTCGCACGGTTCCTTCCGCCGGTGCCAGACATGCCTTTGAAACCTATTTGCTGATCAATCATGTGGAAGATTTGACACCCGGATTATATCGTTTTTTAGCTGTCGAGCATAAATTGCAGGCAGTTGATCTTCAGCCCGGAATTTCTGGCGAAATTACCGCTGCCGGTTTGCATCAGCAATTCATTCGGTCAAGCGCGGTCACTTTTATCTGGACGGCAGTCCCTGCGCGAATGAACTGGAAATACGGTGAGCGGGGTTATCGTTATCTCCATCTCGACGCCGGACATGTTTGTCAGAATCTTTACCTGACAGCCGAGACTATCGGCTGTGGCACATGTGCCATAGGCGCTTTTGATGATGAACAGATCAACAGCATTTTGGGCATTGACGGAAAAGACCATTTTGTTATTTACATGGCGGCGGTTGGGAAAAAATAA
- a CDS encoding divergent polysaccharide deacetylase family protein, which translates to MKKGGRQVYWLAAVLVLLLIGLYFHFSHKGEPEDVSNQRPKYSLEKTGAGAVADFTAVSQQIHSAVDGALNQSGWVVRDAKAAKRETPRQQVEGTIRWHTRQLLLDIPAGMTVEQVRQIIASSTGNAGGEILAAQPDKYLGVSVTRIDVGIRDQLGGDPITIITDKLYIHQDKTPVTKEKSAVTLRGQMAIIVDDFGYSSEPISAFAGINRPLTWAILPYRPYSNEAAARGIGSGHQVMLHLPMEPLSAAAQSEEVTIGVNMSDQEIRDIVSRAVRSVPGIVGVNNHQGSRATADSRVMQNVFAVLKANHLFFVDSRTSSQSIAYDLARQSGLRAGENQLFIDNSSEVSAIKKQLRSAGDIAIRSGAVTVIGHARMNTATAVREMIPELEAEGIELVFVAELLK; encoded by the coding sequence ATGAAAAAGGGCGGCAGGCAGGTCTACTGGCTGGCGGCAGTCTTAGTTCTGCTGCTGATCGGGTTATACTTTCATTTTTCCCATAAAGGGGAACCTGAAGATGTTTCAAACCAGCGGCCTAAATACAGCCTGGAGAAGACCGGTGCCGGGGCTGTGGCAGATTTCACGGCAGTATCGCAGCAAATTCATAGCGCGGTAGACGGAGCGCTGAATCAATCCGGCTGGGTTGTCCGGGATGCGAAGGCGGCCAAGCGGGAAACGCCGCGTCAACAGGTGGAGGGAACAATCCGCTGGCATACCCGTCAGCTGCTGCTGGATATACCGGCGGGAATGACGGTTGAACAGGTGCGGCAGATTATTGCCTCATCAACCGGAAATGCGGGCGGCGAAATTTTGGCTGCCCAGCCGGATAAATATCTGGGTGTGTCGGTTACCCGGATTGATGTAGGAATACGGGATCAACTGGGCGGCGACCCGATTACGATTATTACCGATAAACTTTATATTCACCAGGATAAGACACCAGTTACCAAAGAAAAATCGGCAGTTACGCTGCGTGGACAAATGGCGATCATTGTGGATGATTTTGGCTACAGCAGTGAACCGATCAGCGCTTTCGCCGGGATTAACCGGCCGCTGACCTGGGCGATCCTTCCCTATCGTCCTTATAGCAATGAGGCGGCAGCCCGGGGGATCGGCTCAGGTCATCAGGTGATGCTGCATTTGCCTATGGAACCTCTGTCGGCGGCAGCGCAGTCGGAAGAGGTTACTATTGGTGTCAATATGAGCGATCAGGAAATCCGGGATATTGTCAGTCGGGCGGTGCGATCTGTTCCCGGCATCGTTGGGGTGAATAACCATCAGGGATCCCGGGCCACCGCCGACAGCCGGGTAATGCAGAATGTTTTTGCGGTGCTGAAGGCCAATCATTTATTTTTTGTCGACAGTCGTACCAGCAGCCAGTCGATTGCCTATGATTTGGCCAGGCAAAGCGGGCTGAGGGCCGGTGAAAACCAACTGTTCATCGACAATAGCAGTGAGGTAAGCGCTATCAAAAAACAGCTGCGTTCTGCCGGCGATATCGCTATACGCAGTGGTGCGGTGACGGTAATCGGTCATGCCCGCATGAATACGGCAACTGCAGTTCGGGAAATGATTCCGGAACTGGAGGCAGAGGGAATTGAACTGGTATTTGTCGCGGAACTTTTAAAATAA
- a CDS encoding YwbE family protein has product MRGTTMNSGTERKNIKPGSRVKIVQKQHQRTGQLTEGIVKDILTNSAVHHRGIKVRLQDGLIGRVQEIIRE; this is encoded by the coding sequence ATGAGGGGAACTACTATGAACAGCGGTACAGAGCGGAAAAATATTAAACCGGGCAGCCGGGTAAAAATTGTTCAGAAGCAGCATCAGCGCACCGGTCAGTTGACCGAGGGGATCGTAAAGGACATCTTGACCAACAGCGCCGTGCATCATCGCGGAATTAAGGTCCGTCTGCAGGACGGATTGATAGGCCGGGTGCAGGAAATTATCAGAGAATAA